From one Portunus trituberculatus isolate SZX2019 chromosome 30, ASM1759143v1, whole genome shotgun sequence genomic stretch:
- the LOC123510814 gene encoding zinc finger SWIM domain-containing protein 8 homolog isoform X1, which translates to MFEWEEGDRFSFEDSERFEEDSLCSWISEPESLCNNWRGWKRSEKIASLLYGRARDQDGGVQTLTEMCARTVAAHIPFEVVEQMMPPVPEQLQLLIAFWSFPENEEDIRLYSCLANGNADEFLRGENHYKHKSVHDPLQIGFHLSATVVVSSSGTKGQFNVAVTFDRGRITTCNCTCSANASWCSHVVAVCLHRIHQPSQVKLRAPVSESLSRLQRDQLQKFAQYLISELPQQILPTAQRLIDEILSSQTSDINTVSGAPDPTAGGSANEQMAWWLDESNLHENIHKILVKFCVPSPIVFSDVNYLSSTAPPVAAEWASLLRPLRGREPEGMWNLLSIVREMFKRNDRNSIPLLEIITEECLATEKILVWWVNTKVALHMGSSGHGGKNNMNSNSHGSQYACSSLCDEIVVLWRLAALNPALSPQEREQLKVQFKTWHLKVLEKVAKSKEASSSSSGGGSTKRVTDGDVFPGFKPSLEACQLDWSDYPLPGVTYSRTASRYYCPVMCFRHDSRHESQAAPISAPHPRNPASHAGPKRPTERRVLISPGHPGDPEGAAVGASMAGARHSGHRSSSVSSEGFCDHDAGRDSDSPPERSPEADSGQVSRQSSREERAVPVPGLAATLGRAREDRDKSSPDDGGVESDWSGVAEPARPQRSRGSGRGQRARDVHGSDEYDLYLYNASQVEGGGAGGDGPGCRAAEIFGNLKKLEDPLEILFARAEGLHAHGHLQEASGLAVQLSHELLANPPNLMVDLPPPPSKGKRKKVNPASHHLTCLASATLGKCAFLCTVLAENPEHTHLAFQVAMFGLEMARPPASTKPLEVKLANQESDLVALLKRLPLGPMELGVIRDKAEKMRLGTLKSRGEALLPLMLASFLFDALVIAGTTKSAVGGQSYRQPQDETLGFDAAVAAIGMKANVCEADHPLLCEATRRQRGELALTLLTHYKDDQDRLARIMDKLLDKEVHQMYKAPSLPTYYINNAPSQTSSSVADCEPTSSLRVADSPGGGTVTGGTVVSVTPLASLQGVHLGPPVGHPNQSAGAHQQLAQQNAPRPHPAVTSGVEVEPSMARLSLSPSQPLGGARAKDGPTPRFLEGEEGESPSWEEDYKAWEEKCVAGKQRKKRAPACGLETTSSGVEAWIKSTGPGSDSGSSGNSSDSIGSFSSGDKIAGLEVRTSPSVNKPVESPPLGFPLVRPVPQPTPESTAAQPRPQPTYGKGVRFKGKRAYPTVPNQPSEASAYFMFELAKTVLNRAGGNSSTSLFTQASSSQNHRGPHRPLHMCAFQIGLYALGLHNCVSPNWLSRTYSSHVSWITSQAVEIGSSAVSFLIDTWEGHLTPQEAASISDRASRGRDALTIREAAKLALSCLPHSHALNPNEIQRAIIQCKEQSDAMLEKACLAVEGAAKGGGVYPEVLFSVARRWYEIYEARTRHQARHQARTGSSQHVAVEPPFVDPGAAGHDLPLPLPPPLNPPTPPTQQQQQQQQQQQQQQQQQQQQQQQQQQPPQQPQPGVAALDQQAQPALHPPVSVGVNGNGSAGTLVGVTGYPVAATAPSVPYGLPGIPYPLGYNYISGLTTSVSCINPQMPMQMYIQPPGVSFSGTQGVSQPLLPPPPLQYYPPVSIPSTLPQNGLAGNGGLAGAVPGGINAGVAGNGNQPPPPLNVGPPPLSQQPALLPGNTPPAQGFFSLPYSGAVGNGGVSTAGFISGPQAGALLSWVRAQGPHLVQHSPHQPQLPSRPTSQPQQQQVSGLVGGQQVTNTGSMHYLLSSYRVGMLALETLARKVHDDRPQAKYARNPSYGEDVKWLLGVAKKLGQQYLHQFCMCAVNSVVSPFVLQELAVEAAQYLARHSPALFHQQLRSPILQPLVQKCQQMFLQCTHLKMYYVTPTDYDEFISIILAARSAYQMTPGGMVQFNELLQALRRSKSCKKELWTRITNALQQTTPV; encoded by the exons ATGTTtgaatgggaggaaggggacCGGTTTTCTTTCGAGGACTCTGAGCGCTTTGAAGAGGACTCACTATGTAGCTGGATCAGTGAGCCGGAGTCCCTCTGCAACAACTGGAGGGGGTGGAAGCGCTCAGAGAAGATTGCCTCCCTCCTCTATGGCCGAGCCAGAGACCAAG ATGGGGGTGTGCAGACCCTCACTGAGATGTGTGCCCGCACGGTGGCGGCACACATCCCCTTTGAGGTGGTGGAACAGATGATGCCACCTGTTCCTGAGCAACTACAGCTTCTCATTGCCTTCTGGAGCTTCCCTGAGAATGAGGAAGACATCCGCCTGTACAGCTGCCTGGCCAACGGCAACGCTGACGAGTTCCTCCGCGGGGAGAACCACTACAAGCACAAGAGTGTGCATGACCCACTACAGATTG GGTTCCACCTGAGTGCCACGGTGGTGGTGTCTTCCTCGGGCACCAAGGGTCAGTTCAATGTGGCCGTCACCTTTGATCGGGGACGCATCACCACCTGCAACTGCACCTGCTCTGCCAACGCCTCCTGGTGCTCTCACGTGGTGGCCGTCTGCCTGCACAGAATACACCAG CCGAGCCAGGTGAAGCTGCGGGCCCCCGTCAGTGAGTCGCTGTCACGCCTCCAGAGGGACCAGCTGCAGAAGTTTGCCCAGTACCTCATCAGTGAATTGCCGCAGCAGATCTTGCCCACGGCCCAGCGGCTCATTGATGAGATCCTCTCTAGTCAAACATCTGACATTAACACG GTGTCAGGAGCCCCAGACCCCACAGCAGGTGGCTCGGCCAATGAGCAGATGGCTTGGTGGCTGGACGAGAGTAACCTCCATGAAAACATACACAAGATTCTGGTCAAGTTTTGTGTCCCATCACCCATTGTCTTCAG TGATGTGAACTACCTGAGCTCCACTGCTCCCCCTGTGGCAGCAGAGTGGGCCTCCCTTCTGCGTCCTCTGAGGGGCAGGGAGCCTGAGGGGATGTGGAACCTTCTCTCCATTGTCCGGGAAATGTTCAAGAGGAACGACCGCAACTCCATCCCACTGCTGGAGATCATCACCGAGGAGTGCCTGGCCACAGAGAAG ATCCTGGTGTGGTGGGTCAACACCAAGGTTGCCCTCCATATGGGCAGCTCTGGCCATGGTGGGAAGAACAACATGAACTCCAACAGTCATGGGAGTCAGTACGCCTGCTCCTCACTTTGTGATGAAATAGTGGTGCTGTGGCGGCTGGCAGCACTCAATCCAGCCTTGTCTCCCCAGGAGCGAGAGCAGCTCAAAGTGCAGTTCAAGACCTGGCACCTCAAAGTCTTGGAGAAAGTAGCTAagagtaaag aggccagcagcagcagcagtggtggtggcagcaccAAGCGGGTGACGGACGGGGACGTGTTCCCGGGGTTCAAGCCTTCCCTAGAGGCCTGTCAGCTCGACTGGAGTGACTACCCCCTGCCAGGTGTCACCTATTCCCGCACTGCCTCACGCTATTACTGCCCTGTCATGTGTTTCCGTCATGACTCTCGCCATGAGTCCCAGGCTGCTCCCATCTCTGCTCCACACCCTCGCAATCCTGCGTCCCACGCAGGGCCTAAGAGGCCCACTGAGCGGCGGGTGCTGATCAGCCCGGGCCATCCTGGAGACCCCGAGGGAGCGGCGGTGGGGGCGTCCATGGCTGGGGCGCGGCACAGCGGCCACCGCAGCAGCAGTGTCAGCAGCGAGGGGTTCTGTGACCACGATGCTGGCCGGGACAGCGACTCTCCCCCAGAGCGTTCCCCTGAGGCAGACTCCGGCCAGGTGTCCCGCCAGAGCTCCCGGGAAGAGAGAGCAGTGCCAGTACCTGGCCTGGCAGCCACGCTGGGCCGGGCCAGGGAGGACAGAGACAAGTCCTCccctgatgatggtggtgttgagtcTGACTGGTCCGGCGTGGCTGAGCCGGCGCGGCCCCAGAGGAGTCGTGGGTCTGGCCGGGGCCAGCGGGCCAGGGACGTGCACGGCTCTGATGAGTATGACCTGTACCTTTACAATGCCAGCCAGGTGGaggggggcggggcgggtggAGATGGCCCCGGCTGTCGTGCAGCTGAGATTTTTGGCAACCTGAAGAAGCTGGAAGATCCGCTGGAGATCTTGTTTGCCCGAGCCGAGGGCCTGCACGCCCACGGCCATCTACAGGAGGCGTCCGGGCTGGCTGTGCAGCTGTCCCATGAGTTACTGGCCAACCCCCCCAACCTGATGGTGgacctccctccacccccaaGCAAGGGCAAGCGCAAAAAGGTCAATCCAGCCTCCCACCATCTGACCTGCCTGGCCTCTGCCACCTTGGGTAAATGTGCCTTCCTCTGCACTGTGCTGGCAGAGAACCCAGAACACACTCACCTGGCCTTCCAGGTGGCCATGTTTGGCCTGGAGATGGCTCGTCCTCCAGCCTCCACCAAG CCATTGGAGGTGAAGCTGGCCAATCAGGAGAGTGACCTTGTGGCCCTGCTGAAGCGCCTGCCCCTTGGCCCCATGGAGCTGGGCGTCATCAGGGACAAGGCTGAGAAGATGCGCCTGGGAACCCTCAAGAGTCGTGGAGAGGCCCTGTTGCCCCTCATGTTGGCATCCTTCCTGTTTGATGCACTTGTTATTGCTG GAACAACCAAGAGTGCAGTGGGGGGCCAGAGTTACCGCCAGCCCCAGGATGAAACTCTTGGCTTTGATGCGGCTGTGGCTGCCATCGGCATGAAGGCCAATGTGTGTGAAGCCGACCACCCACTGCTCTGTGAAGCCACCAGAAGACAG AGAGGTGAGCTGGCACTGACGCTGCTGACTCACTACAAGGACGACCAGGACCGCCTTGCACGCATCATGGACAAGCTGCTAGACAAGGAGGTTCACCAGATGTACAaagctccctcccttcccacctaCTATATCAACAATGCCCCATCTCAG ACCAGCAGCAGTGTGGCTGACTGTGAGCCCACCAGCAGCCTGAGGGTGGCTGACTCCCCAGGTGGTGGCACTGTGACTGGTGGGACGGTGGTCAGCGTGACCCCTCTGGCTTCCCTGCAAGGAGTCCATCTAGGACCACCTGTGGGGCACCCTAACCAGTCGGCCGGGGCCCACCAACAGCTGGCTCAGCAGAATGCACCACGGCCTCACCCTGCAG TGACTTCTGGGGtagaggtggagccctccatgGCCCGACTCAgcctctccccctcccagcCACTTGGAGGAGCCCGGGCTAAGGATGGACCCACCCCAAGGTttctggaaggagaggaaggggagagcccCAGCTGGGAGGAGGACTACAAGGCATGGGAGGAGAAGTGTGTGGCAGGGAAGCAGCGCAAGAAGAGAGCTCCAGCCTGTGGCCTGGAAACTACCTCATCAGGTGTGGAAG CCTGGATCAAGTCAACAGGCCCCGGCTCAGATTCAGGATCCTCTGGGAATTCCTCAGACAGTATTGGATCCTTCTCCAGTGGTGACAAGATTGCTGGCCTGGAGGTGAGGACCTCTCCCAGT GTCAACAAGCCAGTTGAGTCTCCTCCCCTGGGATTCCCATTGGTGCGGCCAGTGCCTCAGCCCACCCCAGAGAGCACCGCTGCCCAGCCCAGGCCTCAGCCCACTTATGGAAAGGGTGTCCGCTTTAAGGGAAAGCGAGCTTATCCAACTGTGCCCAACCAGCCCTCAGAAGCCAGCGCTTACTTCATGTTTGAGCTGGCCAAGACTGTCCTCAACAGAGCTGGTGGCAATAGCAGCACCTCCCTCTTCACACAA GCAAGCAGCTCCCAGAATCACAGGGGCCCCCACAGACCCCTCCACATGTGTGCATTCCAGATTGGCTTGTATGCACTGGGTCTCCACAACTGTGTCAGTCCTAACTGGCTGTCAAGAACTTACTCGTCACATGTGTCCTGGATCACAA GCCAGGCAGTTGAGATTGGCTCCTCAGCTGTTTCCTTCCTCATTGATACCTGGGAGGGCCATCTGACGCCCCAAGAGGCAGCTTCCATATCAGACCGAGCCTCCAGAGGCCGAGATGCTCTCACCATCAGGGAGGCGGCCAAGCTGGCTCTCTCCTGCCTTCCACACTCACATGCCCTCAACCCCAATGAGATACAAAGGGCTATTATTCAG TGCAAGGAGCAGAGTGATGCCATGCTGGAGAAGGCCTGCTTGGCTGTGGAGGGTGCAGCGAAGGGTGGCGGGGTGTACCCTGAGGTGCTTTTCTCTGTGGCACGCCGCTGGTACGAGATCTACGAAGCACGCACCCGCCACCAGGCCCGGCACCAGGCCAGGACGGGCAGCAGCCAGCATGTGGCTGTTGAACCCCCATTTGTTGACCCTGGTGCAGCAGGTCATGACTTGCCCTTGCCACTCCCCCCACCCCTCAACCCTCCTACACCACCtacacagcaacagcagcaacaacaacagcaacaacaacaacagcaacagcagcagcaacagcagcagcagcagcagcagcagccacctcAACAGCCACAGCCAGGTGTTGCAGCCCTAGACCAGCAAGCCCAACCAGCACTCCATCCTCCA GTGTCTGTGGGTGTGAATGGCAATGGCAGTGCTGGTACCCTGGTGGGAGTGACTGGATATCCTGTGGCAGCCACAGCTCCTTCTGTTCCTTATGGATTGCCGGGCATCCCGTATCCACTTGGCTACAACTATATCTCTGGCCTCACCACCAGTGTCTCCTGTATCAACCCACAGATGCCCATGCAG ATGTACATTCAGCCTCCAGGAGTGTCATTCAGTGGAACACAGGGTGTCTCCCAGCCCCTGTTGCCTCCACCACCCTTGCAGTATTATCCTCCAGTGTCCATaccttccaccctccctcag AATGGACTAGCTGGCAATGGAGGTCTGGCAGGGGCAGTACCAGGTGGAATAAATGCTGGAGTGGCAGGAAATGGTAAccagcctcctccacctctcaatgTTGGGCCTCCCCCACTGTCCCAGCAGCCCGCCCTCCTGCCTGGCAACACTCCCCCAGCACAG GGTTTCTTCTCCTTGCCATACTCTGGAGCAGTGGGAAATGGAGGTGTCTCCACAGCTGGATTCATTAGTGGCCCTCAGGCAGGGGCTCTCCTATCATGGGTGAGGGCTCAGGGGCCCCACTTAGTACAACATTCACCTCACCAGCCCCAGCTGCCTTCCCGCCCCACCTCACAACCCCAGCAACAG CAGGTGAGTGGCCTGGTAGGGGGCCAGCAGGTGACCAACACAGGCTCCATGCACTACCTGCTCAGCTCCTATCGAGTTGGCATGCTTGCCTTGGAGACTCTGGCCAGGAAAGTCCATGATGACCGACCCCAGGCCAAGTATGCGCGGAATCCTTCGTATGGCGAGGATGTGAAGTGGCTGCTTGGGGTGGCTAAGAAGCTGG GTCAGCAGTACCTGCACCAGTTCTGCATGTGTGCTGTGAATAGTGTGGTGTCCCCATTTGTCCTACAGGAGTTGGCTGTAGAGGCAGCACAATACCTTGCCCGCCACTCCCCGGCACTCTTCCATCAGCAGCTGCGCTCACCCATTCTCCAACCCCTTGTCCAGAAGTGCCAGCAGAT GTTCCTGCAGTGCACACACCTCAAGATGTACTACGTGACACCAACGGATTATGATGAGTTCATCTCTATCATCTTGGCTGCTCGCTCAGCGTATCAGATGACCCCTGGAGGAATGGTTCAGTTTAACGAACTGCTACAGGCACTCAGAAG ATCTAAGTCATGCAAGAAGGAGCTGTGGACCAGAATCACAAATGCACTGCAGCAGACGACACCAGTATGA